The Drosophila nasuta strain 15112-1781.00 chromosome 2L, ASM2355853v1, whole genome shotgun sequence genome window below encodes:
- the LOC132783451 gene encoding dual oxidase, producing the protein MSVPSVPQQRASSTTTTRTTSKKAQHSWRLRLYLGPRALAPHSALLLLLISLGLSLGFVHCYEKMYSQTEKQRYDGWYNNLAHPDWGSVDSHLVRKAPPSYSDGVYAMAGANRPSTRRLSRLFMRGRDGLGSKFNRTALLAFFGQVVANEIVMASESGCPIEMHRIEIEKCDEMYDRECRGDKYIPFHRAAYDRTTGQSPNAPREQINQMTAWIDGSFIYSTSEAWLNAMRSFHNGTLLTQKDGKLPVRNTMRVPLFNNPVPNVMKMLSPERLFLLGDPRTNQNPALLSFAILFLRWHNTLAQRIKRLNPTWCDEDIFQRARHTVIASLQNVIVYEYLPAFLGSPMPPYEGYKQDIHPGIGHIFQAAAFRFGHTMIPPGIYRRDGECNFKQTPMGYPAIRLCSTWWDSSGFFTDTSVEEVLMGLSSQISEREDPVLCSDVRDKLFGPMEFTRRDLGALNIMRGRDNGLPDYNTAREAYGLQRHATWTDINPQLFEAQPELLDMLKEAYNNQLDDVDVYVGGMLESYGRPGELFTNVIKEQFTRLRDADRFWFENERNGIFTPEEIAELRKITLWDIIVNSTDIDEDEIQRDVFMWHAGDPCPQPMQLNATELEPCNYLEGYDYFSGSELMFIYVCVFLGFVPILCAGAGYCVVKLQNSKRRRLKIRQEALRAPQQKGSVDKMLAREWLHANHKRLVTVKFGPEAAIYTVDRKGEKLRTFSLQHVDMVSVEESATNHIKKKPYILLRVPSDHDLVLELESYGARRKFVKKLEDFLLLHKKELTLMEVNRDIMLARAETRERRQKRLEYFFREAYALTFGLRPGERRRRSDASSDGEVMTVMRTSLSKAEFAAALGMKPNDMFVRKMFNIVDKDQDGRISFQEFLETVVLFSRGKTDDKLRIIFDMCDNDRNGVIDKGELSEMMRSLVEIARTTSLGDDQVTELIDGMFQDVGLEHKNHLTYQDFKLMMKEYKGDFVAIGLDCKGAKQNFLDTSTNVARMTSFNIEPMQDKPRHWLLAKWDAYITFLEENRQNIFYLFLFYVVTIVLFVERFIHYSFMAEHTDLRHIMGVGIAITRGSAASLSFCYSLLLLTMSRNLITKLKEFPIQQYIPLDSHIQFHKIAACTALFFSVLHTVGHIVNFYHVSTQSHENLRCLTREVHFASDYKPDITFWLFQTVTGTTGVLLFIIMCIIFVFAHPTIRKRAYNFFWNMHTLYIGLYLLSLIHGLARLTGPPRFWMFFLGPGIVYTLDKIVSLRTKYMALDVIETDLLPSDVIKIKFYRPPNLKYLSGQWVRLSCTAFRPHEMHSFTLTSAPHENFLSCHIKAQGPWTWKLRNYFDPCNYNPEDQPKIRIEGPFGGGNQDWYKFEVAVMVGGGIGVTPYASILNDLVFGTSTNRYSGVACKKVYFLWICPSHKHFEWFIDVLRDVEKKDVTNVLEIHIFITQFFHKFDLRTTMLYICENHFQRLSKTSIFTGLKAVNHFGRPDMSSFLKFVQKKHSYVSKIGVFSCGPRPLTKSVMSACDEVNKTRKLPYFIHHFENFG; encoded by the exons AAAAAATGTATAGTCAGACTGAAAAGCAGCGTTACGATGGCTGGTATAATAATCTGGCCCATCCCGACTGGGGCTCTGTAG aTAGCCATCTGGTGCGCAAGGCGCCGCCCTCATACTCGGATGGAGTATACGCCATGGCAGGGGCCAATCGACCCTCGACGAGGCGACTGAGTCGGTTGTTCATGCGCGGACGCGATGGATTGGGTTCGAAATTCAATCGAACCGCATTGCTGGCCTTCTTTGGGCAGGTGGTGGCCAATGAGATTGTGATGGCATCAGAATCGGGCTGCCCCATTGAAATGCATCGCATTGAGATTGAGAAGTGCGATGAGATGTACGATCGCGAATGTCGCGGCGATAAATACATACCCTTCCATAGGGCTGCCTACGATCGGACCACGGGTCAAAGTCCGAATGCGCCAAGGGAACAG ATAAATCAAATGACTGCTTGGATTGATGGCAGTTTCATTTACAGCACCTCCGAGGCGTGGCTCAATGCCATGCGCTCCTTCCACAACGGCACCCTGCTCACCCAGAAGGATGGCAAGCTGCCGGTGCGCAACACCATGCGGGTGCCGCTCTTCAACAATCCGGTGCCGAACGTCATGAAGATGCTCAGTCCCGAGCGGTTATTCC TGCTGGGAGATCCGCGTACCAATCAAAATCCTGCCCTCCTATCCTTTGCCATACTCTTTCTGCGCTGGCACAACACACTGGCGCAACGCATCAAGCGCTTGAATCCCACCTGGTGTGACGAGGACATATTCCAGCGTGCCCGCCACACTGTGATTGCCAGTCTACAGAACGTCATTGTCTACGAGTACCTGCCGGCATTTCTGGGTTCACCTATGCCACCCTATGAGGGCTATAAACAGGACATACATCCGGGCATTGGTCATATATTCCAAGCAGCCGCTTTTCGCTTTGGCCACACCATGATTCCACCCGGAATCTATCGACGCGATGGTGAATGCAATTTCAAGCAGACACCAATGGGATATCCCGCGATTCGCCTCTGCTCCACGTGGTGGGACTCCAGC GGTTTCTTCACCGACACCAGCGTGGAAGAGGTTCTGATGGGTCTATCTTCGCAGATTTCAGAACGAGAGGATCCTGTTCTATGCTCCGATGTGCGCGACAAACTTTTTGGACCCATGGAGTTTACGCGCCGCGATTTGGGTGCACTGAACATAATGCGGGGTCGAGACAACGGTCTGCCCGATTATAACACCGCCCGAGAAGCTTATGGTCTGCAGAGACACGCAACTTGGACGGACATCAATCCGCAGCTATTTGAAGCACAGCCAGAGCTATTAGA TATGTTAAAAGAAGCCTACAACAATCAGTTGGACGACGTGGACGTTTACGTCGGCGGCATGCTGGAATCCTATGGTCGTCCTGGAGAGCTTTTTACTAATGTGATCAAGGAGCAGTTCACGCGGTTGCGAGACGCCGATCGCTTTTGGTTCGAGAACGAGCGAAATGGCATCTTTACGCCCGAGGAAATTGCGGAGTTACGCAAGATTACGCTGTGGGACATCATTGTAAATAGCACAGATATTGACGAGGATGAGATTCAACGCGATGTCTTCATGTGGCATGCAGGAGATCCTTGCCCGCAGCCAATGCAGCTGAATGCTACAGAGCTTGAACCCTGCAACTATTTGGAGGGATACGATTACTTCTCCGGCTCGGAACTCATGTTCATCTATGTATGCGTCTTTCTTGGATTTGTACCCATTCTGTGTGCTGGCGCCGGCTACTGTGTGGTTAAGTTACAGAACAGCAAGCGTAGAAGGCTGAAGATACGCCAAGAGGCATTGCGAGCACCTCAGCAAAAGGGTTCCGTGGACAAGATGTTGGCACGAGAGTGGTTGCATGCCAATCACAAGCGTCTGGTCACTGTCAAGTTCGGTCCTGAGGCTGCCATTTATACAGTAGATCGCAAGGGCGAAAAGCTGCGCACTTTTAGTCTGCAGCACGTGGACATGGTCAGTGTGGAGGAGTCAGCCACCAATCACATCAAGAAGAAGCCCTACATACTGTTGCGTGTGCCCAGCGATCATGATCTGGTGCTGGAGCTAGAGTCCTACGGAGCGCGGCGTAAGTTCGTCAAGAAGTTGGAGGACTTTCTGCTGCTTCACAAAAAGGAACTCACGCTCATGGAGGTTAATCGTGACATTATGTTGGCTAGAGCAGAGACGCGAGAGCGCCGCCAGAAGCGGCTAGAATATTTCTTCCGGGAGGCCTACGCCTTGACGTTTGGACTACGACCTGGCGAGCGAAGACGTCGCTCTGACGCCTCCAGCGATGGCGAAGTGATGACCGTGATGAGGACCAGCCTGTCGAAGGCAGAGTTTGCCGCCGCACTGGGCATGAAACCAAACGATATGTTTGTGCGCAAGATGTTCAACATTGTGGACAAGGATCAGGATGGTCGCATTAGTTTCCAAGAGTTCCTCGAGACGGTGGTGCTCTTCTCACGCGGCAAAACCGACGACAAGCTTCGCATTATCTTCGACATGTGCGATAATGATCGAAACGGCGTCATCGACAAGGGTGAACTGAGTGAGATGATGCGCTCACTGGTGGAGATTGCACGCACCACAAGCCTGGGCGATGATCAGGTCACTGAACTGATTGATGGCATGTTCCAGGACGTTGGCCTTGAGCATAAGAATCACTTAACCTATCAGGACTTTAAGCTGATGATGAAGGAATACAAGGGAGACTTTGTGGCCATTGGCCTCGATTGCAAGGGCGCCAAGCAAAATTTTCTGGACACTTCCACGAATGTCGCCCGCATGACCTCGTTCAACATTGAACCTATGCAGGACAAGCCACGACATTGGCTGCTCGCCAAGTGGGATGCGTACATAACATTCCTGGAGGAGAACCGTCAAAATATCTTCTATCTATTCCTGTTCTATGTGGTCACAATTGTACTCTTCGTAGAGCGCTTTATTCACTACTCATTCATGGCAGAGCACACGGATCTGCGGCACATCATGGGCGTGGGCATTGCGATCACGCGAGGATCAGCTGCCTCGCTATCCTTCTGCTActccctgctgctgctgactatGTCCCG CAATCTCATCACGAAGCTCAAGGAATTCCCCATACAGCAATACATTCCTCTGGACTCGCATATCCAGTTTCACAAGATTGCCGCCTGCACAGCGTTATTCTTCTCGGTTCTTCACACAGTCGGACACATTGTGAACTTTTACCATGTGTCAACGCAGTCGCATGAGAATCTCCGCTGCCTTACGCGGGAAGTGCACTTTGCCTCCGACTACAAGCCGGACATCACGTTCTGGCTCTTCCAGACCGTGACTGGCACCACGGGAGTGCTGCTCTTCATCATCATGTGCatcattttcgtttttgccCATCCCACCATACGCAAGCGTGCGTACAATTTCTTCTGGAACATGCACACGCTCTACATTGGCCTCTATCTGCTGAGTCTGATCCATGGACTGGCGCGCCTGACGGGGCCGCCTCGCTTCTGGATGTTCTTCCTGGGACCTGGTATTGTCTACACGCTCGATAAGATTGTCTCGCTGCGCACCAAGTACATGGCATTGGATGTCATCGAGACGGACTTGTTACCCTCGGATGTGATCAAAATCAAGTTCTACAGGCCGCCCAATCTAAAGTATTTGTCCGGGCAATGGGTGCGTCTCTCCTGCACCGCTTTCCGACCCCATGAGATGCATAGCTTTACACTGACCTCTGCACCACATGAAAACTTCCTCAGCTGTCACATTAAGGCACAGGGTCCCTGGACCTGGAAGCTGCGGAATTATTTCGATCCGTGCAACTACAATCCTGAGGATCAGCCAAAGATACGCATCGAAGGTCCGTTTGGCGGCGGTAATCAGGATTGGTATAAGTTTGAGGTGGCCGTCATGGTGGGCGGTGGCATCGGTGTCACGCCCTACGCCTCCATACTGAATGATCTGGTGTTTGGCACCAGCACCAATCGCTACTCGGGCGTGGCCTGCAAGAAGGTCTACTTCCTGTGGATCTGTCCATCTCACAAGCACTTTGAGTGGTTTATTGATGTGTTGCGCGATGTGGAGAAGAAGGATGTGACGAATGTCCTTGAGATCCACATCTTTATAACACAGTTCTTCCACAAATTCGATCTAAGAACAACGATGCTG TACATTTGCGAGAACCATTTCCAGCGCCTCTCCAAGACCTCGATATTCACGGGTCTGAAGGCAGTGAATCACTTCGGACGTCCCGACATGTCCAGCTTCCTTAAGTTTGTGCAGAAGAAGCACTCCTAT GTTTCTAAAATAGGTGTCTTCTCGTGCGGTCCGAGGCCGCTGACAAAGAGCGTCATGTCTGCCTGTGATGAAGTGAATAAAACACGCAAGTTGCCTTACTTTATACATCACTTTGAGAACTTTGGTTAA
- the LOC132784798 gene encoding glucose-6-phosphatase catalytic subunit 1 has translation MYSIQAVQFNCKQSKACRWIWEVFRLAADSYHHLLNAELHINEWVQEHLSLAEPLFRFISVYLEPGTLFNVLIPLMGILSQGLLTQLLYMITVVSTVSSLEKWIYPELRPLWWLRELYANGNRNAIRSGIALQSHDLSCETSGGLPCAHSMSLMAFLVILSSHLSLSSGCRNRKVLLYSLVGCCMMSVWLSRLYLATEFLHQCLLGSYIAISTLSNIDRHLDYLRNRRRIHFVVIVLLLGSLATAVYFIKLRLGFDPHWSVRQAFKWCPEPTYMRHEGSPIFLLTRDLGNLMGVALSVPLELKPRKSSLSRRFGGILIVEIFNHILRLYTPKQHGRFAFLAFEFSRNALHSLTLIKILPKLIKEKVA, from the exons ATGTACTCCATACAAGCAgtgcaattcaattgcaagCAG AGTAAAGCCTGCCGATGGATTTGGGAGGTGTTTCGCCTGGCGGCAGATTCATATCACCATTTGCTCAACGCGGAGTTGCATATTAACGAATGGGTGCAGGAACA CTTGAGCTTGGCAGAACCGCTGTTCCGATTCATCAGTGTTTATCTGGAGCCTGGAACGCTGTTCAATGTGCTGATTCCTTTGATGGGAATCCTCAGTCAAGGTTTGCTCACGCAGTTGCTCTACATGATTACCGTAGTCAGCACAGTGAGTTCCCTAGAGAAATG GATATATCCGGAATTGCGCCCGCTTTGGTGGCTACGTGAACTCTACGCAAATGGGAATAGAAATGCCATCAGATCGGGCATCGCTCTTCAAAGTCACGATCTGAGCTGCGAGACAAGTGGCGGTCTGCCGTGTGCTCACTCCATGTCCTTGATGGCATTCCTCGTCATACTCAGCTCACACCTGTCGCTCTCAAGCGGCTGTCGAAATCGCAAAGTCCTTCTGTATAGCCTCGTTGGCTGCTGCATGATGAGCGTGTGGCTGAGTCGTCTCTATTTGGCCACCGAGTTCCTGCATCAGTGTTTGCTGGGCAGTTACATTGCCATCAGCACATTGAGCAATATCGACAGGCACTTGGATTACTTGAGAAACCGTCGACGAatccattttgttgttatagttCTTCTACTTGGCAGCCTGGCAACGGCGGTGTATTTTATAAAGCTGCGTCTCGGCTTCGATCCGCATTGGTCTGTGCGGCAG GCTTTCAAGTGGTGTCCAGAACCCACATATATGCGGCATGAAGGAAGTCCCATATTTCTGCTGACACGAGATCTGGGCAATTTGATGGGCGTGGCTTTATCAGTGCCTCTGGAATT AAAACCAAGAAAATCATCTCTATCTCGACGCTTTGGGGGCATTCTAATTGTGGAGATTTTTAACCATATTCTTCGTCTTTACACTCCCAAACAACATGGACGCTTTgcctttttggcatttgaatttaGTCGTAATGCACTTCACTCCCTGACATTAATCAAAATCTTGCCAAAGTTGATTAAGGAAAAAGTTGCGTAG
- the LOC132783462 gene encoding growth/differentiation factor 8 — protein MAKYFMTLALLLCLALENNNIYARSHASSQESLSLPLVRTHPHPRHQPHQHVQHTSQQLQQHHTRQQRDRQPKHVAPDPTSEEEEPTANQQRKLFHYYQRLRRHLRHQREHLLQQERSYHRVSDEELKNSPKLWQLLSHGYNYDEPDEQSDYLDSTQMFADAPALEDALLFNAENEQEDYVKNELASSLVEPAPPELIVEQPVAAPDPAPIEVPIESAANTTKKASGGCPKCESNRQVEHITEEELRRLRIEFVKQQILEKLRLKESPNVSASELPRPIFEGVTLTQSDEANKNKDYDDYYARTNQKFILLQREEIECSRLGVHPSMCFSFKIDDVDADGFDVSNAVLWLYKNKQNYTKASNESQSNGPQKKHTLVVSEVEQQLDSEYLPLAKAIAIQSVDDQDEWMQINIDWPIKRWYGSHELSHLIQITCESCDISSMEQIISVNKNYRPFIMIDTQNRPSKSRQKRNINCSSGVTECCREKLNISFADIGWDNWILHPSGYEAYFCRGSCSSVASVAQASSHHSSLLKILSSNGTRKPLDLIPCCTAKQYSSLQLVVLDSNQVATTKTLPNMIVESCGCR, from the exons ATGGCCAAGTACTTCATGACCTTGGCTCTGCTCCTGTGCCTGGCACtcgagaacaacaacatctaTGCCCGGTCACATGCCAGCTCCCAGGAGTCGCTCAGCCTGCCCCTGGTGCGCACTCATCCGCATCCCAGACACCAGCCGCATCAGCATGTGCAACACACgtcgcagcagctgcagcagcatcacaCTCGCCAGCAGCGGGATCGTCAGCCAAAGCATGTTGCCCCAGATCCCACCAGCGAGGAGGAGGAACCGACGGCCAATCAGCAGCGGAAGCTATTCCACTACTATCAACGCCTGAGGCGTCATCTGCGTCACCAGCGGGAGCACCTATTGCAGCAGGAGCGCAGTTATCATCGTGTGTCGGATGAAGAGCTTAAGAACAGTCCCAAGCTGTGGCAGTTGCTCAGTCACGGATACAACTACGACGAACCCGATGAGCAAAGCGATTACCTGGACTCTACACAAATGTTTGCTGATGCTCCAGCCCTGGAGGATGCACTGCTGTTCAACGCTGAAAACGAGCAAGAGGATTATGTCAAAAATGAGCTGGCTTCAAGTCTGGTTGAGCCTGCGCCACCAGAGCTCATTGTAGAGCAACCAGTGGCAGCTCCTGATCCAGCCCCAATTGAAGTTCCAATTGAAAGCGCTGCAAACACAACGAAGAAAGCAAGTGGCGGCTGCCCGAAATGTGAGAGCAATCGCCAAGTGGAGCACATCACAGAGGAGGAACTGCGGCGCCTGCGCATCGAGTTCGTCAAGCAGCAGATACTCGAGAAGCTGCGCCTCAAGGAGAGCCCCAATGTCTCGGCCTCAGAGCTGCCACGCCCCATCTTCGAGGGCGTAACGCTCACACAGTCGGATGAGGCGAACAAGAATAAAGATTATGATGATTACTATGCGCGCACCAATCAGAAGTTTATACTCTTGCAGCGAG AGGAGATCGAATGTAGTCGCCTGGGCGTGCATCCATCCATGTGCTTCAGCTTCAAGATCGATGACGTGGATGCCGATGGCTTCGATGTGAGCAACGCCGTCTTGTGGCTCTACAAGAACAAACAGAACTACACCAAGGCCAGCAACGAGAGCCAATCGAATGGGCCACAGAAAAAGCACACGCTGGTCGTCTCCGAGGTGGAGCAGCAACTGGACTCCGAGTATCTGCCGCTGGCCAAGGCGATAGCCATACAATCGGTGGATGATCAGG ATGAATGGATGCAAATCAATATCGACTGGCCCATCAAGAGGTGGTACGGCAGCCATGAGCTTAGTCATCTTATACAGATCACCTGCGAATCGTGCGATATTAGCAGCATGGAGCAGATCATCTCGGTGAACAAGAACTACAGACCCTTCATCATGATCGACACGCAGAATCGTCCGAGTAAATCGCGTCAGAAGCGCAATATCAATTGCTCCAGCGGTGTGACCGAATGTTGTCGTGAGAAGCTCAACATTTCGTTTGCAGACATTGGATGGGACAATTGGATCCTGCATCCCAGTGGCTACGAAGCCTACTTCTGTCGTGGCTCCTGCAGCTCTGTGGCGAGTGTCGCCCAGGCTTCGTCACATCACAGCTCTTTGCTG AAAATCCTTTCATCAAATGGTACACGCAAGCCGTTGGATCTGATTCCCTGCTGTACCGCCAAACAGTATTCCTCGCTGCAGTTGGTCGTGCTTGATTCGAACCAGGTGGCGACAACCAAAACTCTGCCCAACATGATCGTCGAATCGTGCGGCTGCAGATAG